Proteins found in one Gryllotalpicola protaetiae genomic segment:
- a CDS encoding ParA family protein, translating to MRILAVVNQKGGVGKSNVVMNLAAVAAAHSRVLVLDADHLQQTATSWAEAAEAAGKALPYDFDAVDDVAVLSQMREFDEYDLILVDTPGTLADSELPRLNAILDNSDFVVLPIEPKFNSIRPLVTTIDRLVRPRGLPYRVLLSRVRRDEPGRKRRDETIATLDELGQPHFQSDVREYTVHEDAPMTGDVVTTYPPSRGAIGALDDFKSLALELNSIWANGGK from the coding sequence ATGAGGATTCTTGCGGTGGTGAACCAAAAGGGCGGCGTGGGGAAGTCCAACGTCGTCATGAACCTCGCGGCGGTCGCAGCGGCCCACTCGCGCGTGCTCGTGCTCGACGCTGACCACTTGCAGCAGACGGCCACGAGCTGGGCTGAGGCGGCTGAGGCGGCCGGCAAGGCGCTGCCGTACGACTTCGACGCCGTCGACGACGTCGCCGTGCTGTCGCAGATGCGCGAGTTCGACGAGTACGACCTGATCCTGGTCGACACCCCCGGAACGCTCGCAGACAGCGAGCTGCCGCGGCTGAACGCGATCCTCGACAACAGCGACTTTGTGGTGCTGCCGATCGAACCGAAGTTCAACAGCATCCGCCCACTCGTGACGACGATCGACCGGCTCGTGCGGCCGCGCGGGCTGCCCTACCGCGTGCTGCTTTCGCGCGTGCGCCGGGACGAGCCTGGACGCAAGCGGCGAGACGAGACGATCGCCACGCTCGACGAGCTGGGCCAGCCGCACTTCCAGAGCGACGTGCGCGAGTACACCGTGCACGAGGATGCGCCGATGACCGGCGACGTCGTGACCACCTACCCGCCCAGCCGCGGCGCGATCGGCGCGCTGGACGACTTCAAGAGCCTCGCCCTGGAGCTGAACTCCATTTGGGCCAACGGAGGGAAATAG
- a CDS encoding phospholipase D-like domain-containing protein has product MSRRRRRRTSAWLVFAVAIIAAAGAYLAHSGPARSSAGSAQNATPAAPQAAPAAAGSWQLIQEPAAGLAGIQQLITGAQRSIDMTMYELQDTQTVDELTAAAQRGVKVRVILDAAYNGKQANADAYAQLQRGGVAVKWGPADTIVHQKTITADAGQAGAVSAIGTGNLQQQYYARTLDAWVLDRDQAQVSAIEATFTSDWAAMPAQLGQTAAAEGLLWSPGAESAVAAVVSQATSRVQFSSEELSDRTVIEALEARARAGVACQVLMTEQGEYDDALQQLQAAGCSVRAYPDSSRDLYVHEKQVIVDGRELLIGSQNASRASLGYDRELSVLVTSSSAASVVDGAENAYASAFNGAPAFK; this is encoded by the coding sequence GTGAGCAGGAGACGCCGGCGCCGCACGAGCGCTTGGCTTGTGTTCGCCGTCGCGATCATCGCCGCGGCTGGCGCCTACCTCGCGCACAGCGGGCCGGCGCGCAGCTCGGCCGGAAGTGCACAGAACGCGACGCCCGCCGCACCGCAGGCGGCGCCCGCGGCGGCGGGGAGCTGGCAGCTCATCCAAGAGCCGGCCGCCGGACTCGCAGGCATCCAGCAGCTCATCACGGGCGCGCAGCGCTCCATCGACATGACGATGTACGAGCTGCAGGACACGCAGACCGTCGACGAGCTGACCGCGGCCGCGCAGCGGGGCGTAAAGGTGCGCGTCATCCTCGATGCCGCCTACAACGGCAAGCAGGCCAACGCCGACGCCTACGCGCAGCTCCAGCGCGGGGGAGTAGCGGTCAAGTGGGGGCCGGCCGACACGATCGTGCACCAGAAGACCATCACCGCCGACGCCGGCCAGGCCGGCGCCGTCTCCGCGATCGGCACCGGCAACCTGCAGCAGCAATACTACGCGAGGACGCTCGACGCCTGGGTGCTCGACCGCGACCAGGCGCAGGTCTCCGCGATCGAGGCGACCTTCACGAGCGACTGGGCGGCGATGCCCGCCCAGCTCGGCCAGACCGCGGCCGCCGAGGGCCTCCTGTGGTCGCCCGGCGCCGAGAGCGCCGTAGCAGCCGTGGTCAGCCAGGCGACGAGCCGCGTGCAGTTCTCCAGCGAAGAGCTGTCCGACCGAACCGTGATCGAGGCCCTGGAAGCCCGAGCGCGGGCCGGCGTGGCCTGCCAGGTGCTCATGACGGAGCAAGGCGAGTACGACGACGCCCTGCAGCAGCTCCAGGCCGCCGGCTGCAGCGTCCGGGCGTACCCGGACTCCAGCCGCGACCTCTACGTGCACGAGAAGCAGGTGATCGTCGACGGCCGCGAGCTGCTCATCGGCTCGCAGAACGCCAGCCGCGCGAGCCTCGGCTACGACCGCGAGCTGTCCGTGCTCGTCACCAGCTCCAGTGCGGCATCCGTCGTCGACGGCGCCGAGAACGCCTACGCCAGCGCCTTCAACGGCGCGCCAGCCTTCAAATAG